The Humulus lupulus chromosome 4, drHumLupu1.1, whole genome shotgun sequence genome has a window encoding:
- the LOC133831950 gene encoding uncharacterized protein LOC133831950, whose protein sequence is MVEDMRIHESDNFVVNENDIENQFDIESNENEKSSSDVNENEELNRTFNENEKTSRNWDRIGHINMTNFIVERGPKRVIKEEFTRDASGRNFSSWHYIRELPNGEKQDRKWLIYSVSLDKVFCFCCKLFATKKHLVGFLAEGGFNDWHNISERLKSHERSTQHIESIASWVELEKQLKMKLTIDASLEEQVNQEKKHWKQVLERILAIVKRLGQNNLAFRGDCEKLYEKNNGNFLQIIELLAEFDSTMQEHVRRILRGETHYHYLSHKIQNEMIQLLATEVKSSIISRIKEAKYFSVILDCTPDASNDEQMSLVLRCVNVLESPIFVDEYFLELIKVHDTSGLGLLNELLDALNILGLDVDNIRGQGYDNGSNMRGKNKGVQTRLLEMNPRAFYTPCACHSLNLLLSDMAHCCPKAVSFFGVVQRIYSLFSASTKRWKIFRDHVPGLTVKPLSETRWEIHVDSVKAIRFQAPQIKEALNYLAESNEDAKTKSDAETLATYNIQNFEFLVSMVIWYDLLFAVNTASKILQSEDMQIDVAIKELKILLSFLQKYRETGFEEALTKATEIASMMEVEPVFMEKRKVYRKKQFDESVNEEVTQSAAESFKIDYFLYIIDQAISSFKTRFEQFQNFEENFGLLFDFEKLKSADDDSLKNFCINLTNLMKHGEISDLDNDDLYQELYMLRQSLPKELSMC, encoded by the exons ACAATTTTGTAGTGAATGAGAATGACATTGAGAATCAATTTGATATTGAAAGTAATGAGAATGAGAAAAGTTCAAGTGATGTGAATGAAAATGAAGAATTGAATCGAACATTTAATGAGAATGAGAAAACTTCAA GAAATTGGGATAGGATTGGTCATATTAATATGACAAACTTTATAGTTGAAAGAGGTCCAAAAAGAGTCATTAAGGAAGAGTTTACTAGGGATGCTTCTGGTAGGAATTTTTCTTCATGGCATTATATTAGAGAATTACCAAATGGAGAGAAACAAGATAGGAAGTGGTTGATATATTCAGTTTCTTTAGATAAagtattttgtttttgttgtaaATTGTTTGCAACAAAGAAGCATCTTGTGGGTTTTTTAGCTGAGGGAGGTTTTAATGACTGGCATAATATTTCTGAACGACTAAAAAGTCATGAACGAAGTACACAACACATTGAGTCAATTGCTAGTTGGGTGGAATTAGAAAAACAACTGAAAATGAAGTTAACAATTGATGCAAGTTTAGAAGAACAAGTTAATCAAGAGAAAAAACATTGGAAACAAGTGTTAGAGAGAATTCTTGCTATTGTGAAAAGACTTGGGCAAAATAATTTGGCATTTCGAGGAGATTGTGAAAAACTATATGAGAAAAACAATGGGAATTTCTTACAAATTATAGAATTACTTGCTGAATTTGATTCAACTATGCAAGAACATGTTCGTCGCATTTTAAGAGGTGAGACTCATTATCATTATTTGAGTCACAAGATTCAAAATGAAATGATACAACTACTGGCAACTGAGGTGAAAAGCTCCataattagtagaattaaagaAGCAAAATATTTTTCAGTCATACTAGATTGTACTCCAGATGCAAGTAATGATGAACAGATGTCTCTTGTTTTAAGATGTGTGAATGTTTTAGAAAGTCCAATATTTGTTGATGAGTATTTTCTAGAATTAATAAAAGTTCATGACACATCAGGGCTTGGTTTGCTTAATGAACTTTTAGATGCGTTGAATATTCTTGGACTTGATGTTGATAATATAAGAGGACAAGGATATGACAATGGATCTAATATGAGAGGAAAGAATAAAGGTGTACAAACTAGGCTACTTGAAATGAATCCTAGAGCATTTTACACTCCTTGTGCCTGCCATTCTCTAAATCTTTTACTTTCTGATATGGCTCATTGTTGTCCCAAGGCTGTGTCTTTTTTTGGTGTGGTACAACGAATATACTCATTATTTTCAGCTTCTACAAAAAGATGGAAAATATTTAGAGATCATGTGCCTGGTCTCACTGTTAAGCCATTATCAGAAACACGTTGGGAAATTCATGTTGACAGTGTTAAAGCAATAAGATTCCAAGCTCCACAAATAAAAGAAGCTTTAAATTACTTGGCAGAAAGCAATGAAGATGCCAAAACAAAAAGTGATGCTGAAACTTTAGCAACATATAATATTCAgaattttgagttcttggtgAGCATGGTTATTTGGTATGATTTGTTGTTTGCTGTTAATACTGCTAGCAAGATCCTGCAAAGTGAAGATATGCAAATTGATGTTGCTATCAAAGAGTTAAAGATTCTACTTTCATTTCTTCAAAAATATAGAGAAACTGGTTTTGAGGAGGCTTTGACTAAAGCTACTGAGATTGCAAGTATGATGGAAGTTGAACCTGTATTTATGGAGAAACGAAAAGTTTACAGGAAAAAGCAGTTTGATGAAAGTGTCAATGAGGAGGTGACACAATCAGCAGCAGAGtcatttaaaattgattattttcTTTACATAATTGATCAAGCTATTTCATCATTTAAAACCAG GTTCGAACAATTTCAGAATTTCGAGGAGAATTTCGGACTATTGTTTGATTTTGAGAAATTAAAGTCTGCAGATGATGACTCTTTGAAGAATTTTTGTATCAATCTTACAAACTTAATGAAGCATGGTGAGATTTCAGATCTTGACAATGATGACCTATACCAAGAGTTATATATGTTGCGTCAAAGTTTACCAAAAGAGCTATCGATGTGTTGA